The proteins below are encoded in one region of Solenopsis invicta isolate M01_SB chromosome 8, UNIL_Sinv_3.0, whole genome shotgun sequence:
- the LOC105204469 gene encoding casein kinase II subunit alpha isoform X1: MALPSRARVYADINSHKPREYWDYESYVVDWGQQDDYQLVRKLGRGKYSEVFEAINVTNNENCVVKILKPVKKKKIKREIKILENLKGGTNIITLQAVVKDPVSRTPALIFEHVNNTDFKQLYQTLTDYDIRYYLYELLKALDYCHSMGIMHRDVKPHNVMIDHENRKLRLIDWGLAEFYHPGQEYNVRVASRYFKGPELLVDYQMYDYSLDMWSLGCMLASMIFRKEPFFHGHDNYDQLVRIAKVLGTEELFEYLDKYHIELDPRFNDILGRHSRKRWERFVHSENQHLVSPDSLDFLDKLLRYDHFERLTAREAMEHPYFYPIVKEQGRLTMVSSSPTPMAGSVPVDHRGITMSSVSVHGTNGLEGMEQIGSGCLTLSEELPQLL; this comes from the exons ATGGCTTTACCAAGTAGAGCACGCGTGTATGCTGATATAAATTCACATAAACCAAGAGAATACTGGGATTATGAATCTTACGTTGTTGACTGGGG gCAACAAGATGATTATCAGTTAGTGAGAAAATTAGGCAGAGGTAAATATAGTGAAGTATTCGAGGCCATAAACGTTACAAACAATGAAAATtgtgttgtaaaaatattgaag cctgttaaaaagaagaaaataaaaagggagataaaaattttagaaaacctTAAAGGTGGGACCAACATAATTACACTCCAAGCAGTTGTCAAAGATCCAGTCTCAAGGACGCCAGCACTGATTTTCGAACATGTTAACAATACAGATTTCAAGCAATTATACCAGACGTTAACCGACTACGACATAAGATACTACCTCTACGAATTATTAAAA GCGCTAGACTATTGTCACAGTATGGGAATTATGCACAGGGATGTGAAACCGCACAATGTTATGATAGATCATGAAAATCGAAAATTGCGATTGATTGACTGGGGTTTAGCAGAGTTTTACCATCCTGGTCAAGAATATAATGTACGAGTAGCTTCTCGCTATTTCAAAGGCCCAGAATTACTCGTAGATTATCAA ATGTACGATTACTCATTAGATATGTGGTCATTGGGCTGTATGCTTGCTAGTATGATATTCAGGAAAGAACCGTTTTTTCATGGACACGATAATTATGACCAATTAGTTCGAATTGCAAAAGTTCTCGGGACTGAAGAACTGTTCGAATATCTTGACAAGTATCATATTGAGTTAGATCCTCGTTTCAACGATATTTTAGGCCGACATTCACGTAAGCGTTGGGAACGCTTTGTGCATTCGGAGAATCAACATCTAGTGTCCCCGGATAGTTTGGATTTTCTTGACAAACTTTTACGCTATGATCATTTCGAAAGATTAACTGCACGTGAAGCAATGGAACATCCATATTTTT atccTATAGTAAAAGAACAGGGTCGTTTGACCATGGTGTCATCATCACCTACTCCCATGGCAGGCTCAGTGCCTGTAG ATCATCGTGGCATAACAATGAGCAGCGTATCGGTTCATGGGACAAACGGATTGGAGGGCATGGAGCAAATTGGAAGTGGGTGTTTGACTCTTTCAGAAGAACTGCCTCAACTCTTATAA
- the LOC105204469 gene encoding casein kinase II subunit alpha isoform X2 has protein sequence MALPSRARVYADINSHKPREYWDYESYVVDWGQQDDYQLVRKLGRGKYSEVFEAINVTNNENCVVKILKPVKKKKIKREIKILENLKGGTNIITLQAVVKDPVSRTPALIFEHVNNTDFKQLYQTLTDYDIRYYLYELLKALDYCHSMGIMHRDVKPHNVMIDHENRKLRLIDWGLAEFYHPGQEYNVRVASRYFKGPELLVDYQMYDYSLDMWSLGCMLASMIFRKEPFFHGHDNYDQLVRIAKVLGTEELFEYLDKYHIELDPRFNDILGRHSRKRWERFVHSENQHLVSPDSLDFLDKLLRYDHFERLTAREAMEHPYFYPIVKEQGRLTMVSSSPTPMAGSVPVGE, from the exons ATGGCTTTACCAAGTAGAGCACGCGTGTATGCTGATATAAATTCACATAAACCAAGAGAATACTGGGATTATGAATCTTACGTTGTTGACTGGGG gCAACAAGATGATTATCAGTTAGTGAGAAAATTAGGCAGAGGTAAATATAGTGAAGTATTCGAGGCCATAAACGTTACAAACAATGAAAATtgtgttgtaaaaatattgaag cctgttaaaaagaagaaaataaaaagggagataaaaattttagaaaacctTAAAGGTGGGACCAACATAATTACACTCCAAGCAGTTGTCAAAGATCCAGTCTCAAGGACGCCAGCACTGATTTTCGAACATGTTAACAATACAGATTTCAAGCAATTATACCAGACGTTAACCGACTACGACATAAGATACTACCTCTACGAATTATTAAAA GCGCTAGACTATTGTCACAGTATGGGAATTATGCACAGGGATGTGAAACCGCACAATGTTATGATAGATCATGAAAATCGAAAATTGCGATTGATTGACTGGGGTTTAGCAGAGTTTTACCATCCTGGTCAAGAATATAATGTACGAGTAGCTTCTCGCTATTTCAAAGGCCCAGAATTACTCGTAGATTATCAA ATGTACGATTACTCATTAGATATGTGGTCATTGGGCTGTATGCTTGCTAGTATGATATTCAGGAAAGAACCGTTTTTTCATGGACACGATAATTATGACCAATTAGTTCGAATTGCAAAAGTTCTCGGGACTGAAGAACTGTTCGAATATCTTGACAAGTATCATATTGAGTTAGATCCTCGTTTCAACGATATTTTAGGCCGACATTCACGTAAGCGTTGGGAACGCTTTGTGCATTCGGAGAATCAACATCTAGTGTCCCCGGATAGTTTGGATTTTCTTGACAAACTTTTACGCTATGATCATTTCGAAAGATTAACTGCACGTGAAGCAATGGAACATCCATATTTTT atccTATAGTAAAAGAACAGGGTCGTTTGACCATGGTGTCATCATCACCTACTCCCATGGCAGGCTCAGTGCCTGTAGGTGAGTAG